In the genome of Gadus morhua chromosome 12, gadMor3.0, whole genome shotgun sequence, one region contains:
- the LOC115556334 gene encoding uncharacterized protein LOC115556334 produces the protein MERIPGLRFYFGVFLLNCISMAAQGLNLHCDNDFDRLMMCAFNPPPDDPSCAEYTLNTRVEGTQRYTERSCNLTPDPVRTGRCSCSLDINGFNVADIYNTTLQKAGALVEFKNISAYDNIKPKAPCITSVTRENENYLVMWDTKYEKKKTFKLTVLLNYCKKGENGTKVNVSSMESYEILGKSLEPSTEYLVSVQSYSAFYSERSGDLTFTTPVSPTTIAVAVIVSLCVAAYIITSFLYLFCTRLKESWWDSVGDYKNSTLLFMVPGDHKVLTPQETTLDSVYVEACKEDEFDEKPLDSGGNSLQSTGAESVSSSLDDSQKVSIDLISDVEEAMRMAFPQLSTAPCHIVAHSNTGYNPIAGTSSPSVFENMTYSMSSSGTQGLYAANPPAVLSESFYKPRMLWGGVHNPFPDSQVPFFQLTGQRQPFDPSHMKTDLSYQSRNTESGSLSQSEALQVDLSYSCSPGDTTSSSDLHGFGSSQSGDNLKESLLVGEGDRSSMMERVSVEEKPSFNVWVSNPSEASCPSPACSLVSLDDDFQEFQSMMKRPGVLIPTANDSRPRGRPDKLPETPYSGMPQRTIEGASTLTQTTQAAQGILDTQGNKVSLLSVDQHKLIIISDYHSV, from the exons ATGGAGCGGATACCAGGTTTACG GTTTTACTTTGGCGTTTTCCTTCTAAACTGTATTTCTATGGCAGCGCAAG GGCTCAATCTTCACTGCGACAACGACTTCGACAGGCTGATGATGTGTGCGTTCAATCCCCCGCCCGACGATCCGAGCTGCGCTGAGTACACACTCAACACCCGAGTGGAAGGCACACAAAGATACAC TGAGAGGAGTTGCAATTTAACACCGGACCCAGTTCGGACGGGAAGGTGCAGTTGCTCGTTGGACATCAATGG GTTTAATGTGGCGGACATTTACAATACAACGCTGCAGAAAGCTGGGGCTCTAGTGGAGTTCAAAAACATCTCAGCTTACGACAACA TAAAACCCAAAGCCCCATGTATCACTTCGGTGACAAGAGAAAATGAGAATTATCTGGTGATGTGGGACACAaaatacgaaaaaaaaaaaaccttcaagCTGACGGTGTTGCTGAACTACTGCAAAAAAGGAGAGAACGGCACG AAAGTGAACGTTTCGTCCATGGAGTCTTATGAGATTTTGGGCAAGTCCCTGGAGCCGAGTACAGAGTACCTGGTCAGCGTGCAGAGCTACTCTGCGTTCTACAGTGAAAGAAGTGGAGACCTGACATTCACCACCC CTGTGTCACCTACCACCATTGCGGTTGCGGTcattgtgagtctgtgtgttgctGCTTATATCATCACCAGTTTCCTGTATCTATTCTGCACACG GTTGAAGGAGAGTTGGTGGGATAGCGTTGGCGACTATAAAAACTCAACTTTGTTATTCATGGTCCCAGGAGATCACAAG GTGCTTACGCCGCAGGAAACTACCCTGGACTCTGTCTATGTTGAGGCCTGCAAAGAGGACGAATTTGACGAAAAACCATT GGACAGCGGTGGTAATTCCCTTCAAAGTACCGGAGCTGAAAGCGTGTCCTCGTCTCTGGATGACTCGCAGAAGGTCTCCATTGACCTAATCTCCGATGTGGAGGAAGCCATGCGTATGGCCTTCCCCCAGCTCTCCACAGCTCCCTGCCACATCGTTGCCCACAGCAACACTGGTTACAATCCAATCGCTGGGACCTCCAGCCCCTCCGTTTTTGAGAACATGACATATTCCATGTCTTCTTCTGGGACCCAGGGGTTATACGCTGCCAACCCGCCTGCTGTACTTAGTGAGTCCTTCTACAAACCCAGAATGTTGTGGGGTGGGGTACACAACCCTTTTCCAGATTCTCAGGTGCCTTTTTTCCAGCTGACTGGACAGAGGCAGCCTTTCGATCCATCCCATATGAAAACTGACCTTTCCTATCAGTCGCGGAACACTGAATCGGGGAGCCTATCCCAATCAGAGGCTCTGCAGGTAGACCTCTCGTATAGCTGTTCTCCGGGTGACACCACTTCTTCCTCCGACCTGCATGGCTTTGGCTCCTCTCAGTCTGGTGACAACTTGAAAGAGTCACTCCTAGTTGGAGAAGGTGACCGGTCCAGCATGATGGAACGTGTTTCCGTTGAGGAGAAACCGTCATTCAACGTCTGGGTTTCAAATCCTTCTGAGGCGTCCTGCCCTTCCCCTGCATGCAGCCTTGTTTCCTTGGACGATGACTTTCAAGAATTCCAAAGTATGATGAAGCGACCAGGAGTGCTCATTCCAACGGCAAACGACAGTAGGCCCAGAGGTCGGCCGGACAAGCTTCCTGAGACTCCCTACTCTGGAATGCCTCAAAGAACCATAGAGGGAGCAAGCACCTTAACCCAAACAACACAAGCAGCCCAGGGTATTCTGGACACTCAAGGCAACAAGGTGTCTCTTCTGTCTGTGGATCAGCACAAGCTAATCATTATCAGTGATTATCATAGTGTTTAA